Proteins encoded by one window of Haliotis asinina isolate JCU_RB_2024 chromosome 6, JCU_Hal_asi_v2, whole genome shotgun sequence:
- the LOC137287519 gene encoding arginine kinase-like isoform X1 has translation MSVEELWNKLKNATGCKSLLKKHLTEERYKNLKGKKTAFGGTLADCIRSGCENLDSGVGIYASDPQAYTVFADVLDAVIKDYHKVDKLNHPEPDFGNIDKLGFSDLDPSGNFIISTRVRVGRSHDNYGFPPVITKEQRLAMEAATVSALDKLKGELAGTYYPLTGMSRETQKQLMDDHFLFNDSDRFLRDAGGYRDWPSGRGIYFNHAKTFLVWVNEEDHLRFISMQKGGNLGEVYSRLVKAIRAMESSGLSFAKRKGLGYLTFCPSNLGTTLRASVHIKIPKLAASPEFKAFCDRYNIQARGIHGEHTESVGGVYDISNKRRLGLTEFEAVQEMRRGVEACISEEKKLGKWWRIW, from the exons ATGTCCGTGGAAGAACTTTGGAATAAGCTCAAGAACGCTACGGGGTGTAAATCGTTGTTGAAAAAACATTTAACGGAAGAAAGGTATAAAAACCTGAAGGGCAAGAAAACTGCATTTGGAGGAACTCTGGCAGACTGTATACGTTCTG GATGTGAGAACCTCGACAGCGGTGTCGGCATCTACGCCTCCGACCCTCAGGCTTACACCGTCTTCGCTGACGTCCTGGATGCTGTCATCAAGGATTACCACAAAGTCGACAAGCTTAATCACCCTGAACCTGACTTCGGGAACATAGATAAACTCGGATTCTCTGATCTGGACCCATCTGGCaacttcatcatatcaaccagGGTCCGGGTGGGCAGAAGTCATGACAACTATGGGTTTCCTCCAGTCATCACGAAAGAG CAACGTCTTGCGATGGAGGCAGCGACTGTGTCAGCTCTGGATAAGCTGAAGGGCGAACTGGCCGGCACGTACTACCCTCTCACTGGCATGAGCAGAGAAACTCAGAAACAGCTTATGGACGATCACTTCCTCTTTAACGACAGCGACAG GTTTCTCCGTGACGCCGGCGGTTACAGGGACTGGCCATCCGGCAGAGGCATCTACTTCAACCACGCCAAGACCTTCCTTGTGTGGGTCAACGAGGAGGACCATCTGAGGTTCATCTCCATGCAGAAGGGCGGCAACCTCGGAGAGGTTTACAGCAGGCTGGTCAAG GCTATCCGTGCAATGGAGTCGAGTGGTCTGTCATTCGCCAAGCGAAAGGGTCTGGGCTATCTGACCTTCTGTCCCTCCAACCTTGGCACCACCCTCCGTGCGTCCGTCCACATCAAGATCCCCAAACTTGCCGCCTCGCCAGAGTTTAAGGCGTTCTGTGATCGCTACAACATCCAGGCTAGAG GCATCCACGGCGAGCACACGGAGAGCGTTGGCGGCGTCTACGACATCTCCAACAAACGTCGTCTTGGTCTGACGGAGTTCGAAGCTGTTCAGGAGATGAGGAGAGGCGTTGAGGCCTGCATTTCTGAGGAAAAGAAACTGGGTAAATGGTGGAGGATTTGGTAA
- the LOC137287519 gene encoding arginine kinase-like isoform X2 — translation MSVEELWNKLKNATGCKSLLKKHLTEERYKNLKGKKTAFGGTLADCIRSGCENLDSGVGIYASDPQAYTVFADVLDAVIKDYHKVDKLNHPEPDFGNIDKLGFSDLDPSGNFIISTRVRVGRSHDNYGFPPVITKEQRLAMEAATVSALDKLKGELAGTYYPLTGMSRETQKQLMDDHFLFNDSDRFLRDAGGYRDWPSGRGIYFNHAKTFLVWVNEEDHLRFISMQKGGNLGEVYSRLVKAIRAMESSGLSFAKRKGLGYLTFCPSNLGTTLRASVHIKIPKLAASPEFKAFCDRYNIQARGIHGEHTESVGGVYDISNKRRLGLTEFEAVQEMRRGVEACISEEKKLGKGGRL, via the exons ATGTCCGTGGAAGAACTTTGGAATAAGCTCAAGAACGCTACGGGGTGTAAATCGTTGTTGAAAAAACATTTAACGGAAGAAAGGTATAAAAACCTGAAGGGCAAGAAAACTGCATTTGGAGGAACTCTGGCAGACTGTATACGTTCTG GATGTGAGAACCTCGACAGCGGTGTCGGCATCTACGCCTCCGACCCTCAGGCTTACACCGTCTTCGCTGACGTCCTGGATGCTGTCATCAAGGATTACCACAAAGTCGACAAGCTTAATCACCCTGAACCTGACTTCGGGAACATAGATAAACTCGGATTCTCTGATCTGGACCCATCTGGCaacttcatcatatcaaccagGGTCCGGGTGGGCAGAAGTCATGACAACTATGGGTTTCCTCCAGTCATCACGAAAGAG CAACGTCTTGCGATGGAGGCAGCGACTGTGTCAGCTCTGGATAAGCTGAAGGGCGAACTGGCCGGCACGTACTACCCTCTCACTGGCATGAGCAGAGAAACTCAGAAACAGCTTATGGACGATCACTTCCTCTTTAACGACAGCGACAG GTTTCTCCGTGACGCCGGCGGTTACAGGGACTGGCCATCCGGCAGAGGCATCTACTTCAACCACGCCAAGACCTTCCTTGTGTGGGTCAACGAGGAGGACCATCTGAGGTTCATCTCCATGCAGAAGGGCGGCAACCTCGGAGAGGTTTACAGCAGGCTGGTCAAG GCTATCCGTGCAATGGAGTCGAGTGGTCTGTCATTCGCCAAGCGAAAGGGTCTGGGCTATCTGACCTTCTGTCCCTCCAACCTTGGCACCACCCTCCGTGCGTCCGTCCACATCAAGATCCCCAAACTTGCCGCCTCGCCAGAGTTTAAGGCGTTCTGTGATCGCTACAACATCCAGGCTAGAG GCATCCACGGCGAGCACACGGAGAGCGTTGGCGGCGTCTACGACATCTCCAACAAACGTCGTCTTGGTCTGACGGAGTTCGAAGCTGTTCAGGAGATGAGGAGAGGCGTTGAGGCCTGCATTTCTGAGGAAAAGAAACTGG